DNA sequence from the Flavobacteriales bacterium genome:
CATAAACGCTAACGGTGTACGTTTATTCTTCAACTTTGCGACCATGCGAAACCGCTTCGATTCCCCGTCCGGACACTGGGCCATTCTCGTCTTGCTCGCCATCATCTGGGGAAGCTCATTCATTCTCATGAAAAAGGGCCTGGCGGTGTACTCATTCGACCAAGTAGGCACCCTGCGCATCTCCTTCGCCTTTGCGTTCATCGCCATACTCGGCATTCGATTCTACAAGCACTTCGAATGGCGCTATGCCCTCCCCCTTTTCCTAGTAGGTACACTTGGTAACGGCATTCCCGCCTTTCTCTTTACCAAGGCCGAAACGCGGCTCGATAGCTCCATCGTCGGCATCCTGAATTCGCTCGTCCCTCTCTTTGTGGTCCTCATCGGCATCATCTGGTTCCGACTGCGCACGACCGCGCTTCAAGTGGCCGGAATACTACTTGGACTGGCCGGAGCCATGATCCTCATGTGGCCCAATGATCGGTTCGATGGCGCCCAGTATTGGCATTACGGATTCTTCGCCGTGGCCGCCACCATTTGTTACGCCATCTCGACTAACCTCATCAAATCGCAGTTGCAAGACATGCGCTCGCTGACCATCACCGTCCTGGCCTTCTCCTTCGTCGGCCCCCTGGCGCTCGCTTACCTTATTACTACCGACTTTTCAACCAAACTTTCGGAGCCGGGCGCCTACGGCGCGATGGGGTACATCGCGATCCTGGGGATCATCGGAACGGCCGTTGCCGTGTGGATCTTCAATGAACTCATAAAGATGACCACACCCATTTTCGCTGCCTCGGTCACCTATTTGATCCCGATCGTAGCGATCCTGTGGGGTGTCATCGACGGAGAACAACTTCTCCCTCGTCACTTCGCCGGAGTGGCCGCAATATTAAGTGGAATCTACTTGGTCAACGGGATTCGGGTGTCCAGACCGTCTCGGCCACTGCAATGATCTCGGCTCGCGTTCGAACCAATTCATCGACACGCTCCTCATTGCGGACCCTGTAGAATCTGAATCGCCATTTCGCCCACCATTTTCGGAATCGCTGACTGTACAGAAATGCGAAGTATCCCGTGATCAAGGCAAAGGGATAGAAATACAAACCCATCCACCACACTCCTGCAATGCCGATGATCAACGCCCAGATGGTCCACCAAACGGTATGCCCCAGCAACCCGAAAAAGAACAATCCCGTCCCTTCGAAATTCTTCGACTTAAAGACTTTGTGCGTCGCCCACTGTCCAAACTTATAGGGTATGATGTTGATCGTAAACCCGATCAAGAACATGGGAAGTGCGATGATGAACAGTAGTAACTCTGCCAATAGCTCCGAAACCGGCCAGGTCTTTCTCGAAAAGACTCCTTGACGCAGCTTCATGCCCGCCACCGCTTCTTCGAATTTCTTCAGCTTTCCTTTTAGTTGGTCGAATTCCTCTTTCCGCTCTCCCTCCTGAGCAACGAAAGTATTGGCAAAGGCCTGATCGTACCCCCAGCGCTCAGTGTAATTTTTCGGACTGATCTTCGCCTTACTCAGCGCCTCAGGCACGTACATTTCACGTAGGTGGTCAATGGTCTCGTTGTAATCGTTCGATGGAATATCCATCATATGAAGCCGCATACGGTCGTGCATGACTGCGATCAGCTTCTTGATCGTCCGCGCTTCGTGTCGATCGTTCTCTTCCCAAATCTCGCGAGCATTGATCGGTTCACCGAAATTCACAATACAGCGTCGGCCCATCTTTGCGTGATCCTCGTAAACGATTCCGGCCGGAACCATATGCAGATCCAAATCGCCGTCCGTCTGGTTCAAGGCCATCATCGCCATTCTAAAAGTCCCCTTTTTAAGCCGTCGCAATCGGCGGTCCATGCTCTGATCACCCTCCGGATAGATCAAGATACGCTGACCGTCTTTCATACAGTCCATGATATCCTGCATGATCTGCTCGTTCTTCGACATATTGGAAATACCATCTTGTGGTCGATAGATCGGAAACATGCGGATATGCGCTAGCATTTTTGCTACAAAGGGAATCTGAAAGGCGCCCGCCCGCGCTATCGAATAAGGCTGATCGCGCATTCGAGTGATCATCATCACGGCATCCACCAGGGCATTCTCGTGATTTGGCATTACGATGAACGGCTTGCCCCAAGGCAGGTTCTTGCGACCGTTCACCTCTACCCGCCAAAAAACACCTAGCCCGGTACCAATCCAAAAATGAAGGAGTCGGTATAAATTGCTCTTTCTATGCTTGCCCATGTACTATCAATGGTTGGGAATCGCCGACACCGGCGCATGACGGCTCCAAAAATACGAAATGGAGAGTCCAACCAAAATATGCCAAATACTCCACCAAGCAGCCAAGATGGCCATGCCGCCCAAACCGTCGAAGAAGTTAAAGATAAGAATGAGCCCCAGCCCGGAATTCTGGATGCCGGTTTCTATGGCAATACTCCTCCGCGTAGGTACGTCGAGTTTCATGATCCGCGCGATCTGGTACCCACCGGTCAATGCCGTGGTGTGGTGAATGAATACGATCAAGATCACGTACTGGATCACCTCCAAAAAGATGGCGTAGTTCGCCCGAAAAGCAAATACCACGAACCCAATGAAAATGAGCATGCTCAAGTTCTTGATGGGCTTCACGATCGTCGCCGTGATCTTGGGGAATTTATTGGCAAATCCGATCCCGAGCACCAGCGGTATGATCAACAGCAAAGCAATGATCTTGAATACCTCCACAGGATCCAGCGCAATGGTCTTCAGAATATCGTGAGTGGGCGGATACAAAGCACTCCAAAAAGCGAAATTCAACGGTGTCATCAGAATACTAAAGGCCGATGAAAAGGCCGTTAAACTTACACTCAAGGCCGTATTCCCCCGAGCTAAATGCGACATGAAATTGCTGATATTACCTCCGGGCACGGCAGCCAATAAAAACATTCCGAGCGCTAAACTCGGAGCCGGCTGTATGATCCACACCAAGGCCAAGGTGGCCACGGGTAAAAAAATGAACTGACTAAAGATTCCGGTAAACAGGGGTTGCGGTTGACTCACCACCTGCCTGAAGTGGTCGAGTTTGATCTCCAACGACACGCCAAACATGATGAAGGCGAGACAAATATTCATGAAGAGCATGTTCCCTTCACTGAAATTGAGCTGAATCTGGTCTAAATGTTCCATAAACAAATGATTTCGGAAGATATTTATTTATCGTTAACCGATCATATCCTCACTGTTTCCGGACCAAATATCCGCCGAACCGATTTCATTCCCTAACTGAATTCCGCCGGGGTTGAACCCCATTGGCAATAAATGCAAAAAAGGCCTCCACAAAGGGAGGCCTTTTCTTATTCTCTGCGCCTACGGCGCGATTCGCTTCTCTTAGTCTACTTTGAACGCATCCGCATCGAACTCGGGCTCAAAGTCAATTTCTTTAGTGAAGGCATCTAACTTCTGTGGTCCCATCGGAATGGTCACTTTACCCGGAAACATCACACCACCAAAGTCTTGGTAGTCGGCATAGTCGGTCGACTGAACGATCGGCCCTTCAGGTCCTTCCGCCTCAGACGACGAACGCACCTTCAACCCGGTCTCCACATCAAAGTACTCGCGTTTCTTGTCTCCGTTCGGCAGGGTTACCACCATTTCATATGCCGGAGCTCCATTCACGCGTTTGATGGCCGAAAGCTCGGTAGTGACACCCATGTCCCCGTAGTGCAATTCGGGGAAGATCATAGCCTCGCTCTTGAGCGATGCGATCTCTTCTTCTAAAACAGGGATCTCTTGTCCCTGCTGTGAGATCTTCGCTTTGTCTCCGTTCAAGCGCATGCTGAAGATCGCCATGTTGCCCATGGTCATCTCTTGTGCCATTTTATCGGGCTCAGAGTACTTCTGTACCATTTGCAAACGCATACCCTGCATAGATATCTCCATGCTGATCTTGGCTTCCGTGATCGCCTCGAGTTTCTCGCGACCACCGATAGCGGTTAGGTACTGCTCAATAACCGTGCTTGCGGTTACTCCTGCCGGAATCGGAATAGAAGGCTCCGTGGTTGGCTCTCCGTAAATGTCGTACCACTGAATTGTACCCATTTCGGACAATCCACCCATGATCTCATCGCCCTTACCGACAATAAGCACCGTAGCTTGTTCCGGCTTGATGTGCTCCTGAGCCATAGCTTGGAGGTCGGCTACCGTTACCGCCGAAAGGCGCTGGAGGTAGGTGCTGTAATAATCGGCCGGCAACTCGTAACGCGCGGTATTCAAGGCGAAATTGGCCACCGTGTTCGGATTCTCGAGCTGAAGTGCGAATGTTCCGTTCAAGTAGTTCTTGGCTGCTTGAAGGTCCTCTTCGGCAACCGGCTCGGTGCGGATGCGGTTCATTTCGTAGAAGAACTGAGCCAATGTACTGTCCGTAACTTCGTTACGCACGTTCGCATAAGCCATGTACTCACCAACGAGCTCATCGGCATCGTACGAAGAATAAGCACCGTAGGTGTATCCTTTATCCTCTCGGATATTCTTGTACAAACGACCTTGAGAACCACCTCCGAGGATTTGGTTCATGAGCGACACCTTTACGATGTCGGCAGATCCGGGCTCCAAATCGGTCAGGTTACCGATCTTCATCACCGACTGTACACTTTCGTCGCGGTTTACGACGGCTAAGCGCATCTCGGTCGGATTACTAGGCGCGATGTACTCGAAAGTAGGCACGTCAGCTGATTCCCAATCGCTCAGATATTTCTTGACCAATTTCTTGGCCTTTCCTTTCTTGATATCTCCTACGATAGCCAAGTAAGCGATATTCGGACGATAGTGGGTCTCGTAATACTGCTTGCAGTCTTCGAGGGTGATCGCCTCCACCGTTTCGGTGCGCTCAAGGTCACCATAGGGGTGCTGCTCACCGTAGAGCAAACGATTCCAAACCTGGCCGCTGATGGCTCCGGGATCGTCTTTCACGAATTGCAAGTTGTCCAGTGATTCCTTTTTGAGCTTTTCGAACTCCGCTTCGGGGAAGCTCGGATTCAAGATCACATCGGCCATGATCTGGAAAAACTCCTCGGTGTGCTCCGAAAGGCAGTTTCCATATACTGAAGTGGCTGAGGTATTCAATGAAGCACCGAGGAAGTCGATCTCTTCGTCGATCTCCGCTTTGGTACGGGTTGCCGTACCCCGCTCAAGCATCGAACCGGCGATATCGATGTATCCTGCTTTGTCTCCTTCGAGGATCGGATCGCGATCCAAAACCAATCGGAAGGTCACCCGAGGCAAGCGGTCGTTCTGAACCACGAAAACCTTGAGTCCGTTCTTCATTTCAATGACTTCGTACTCTCCGATGTTCAATTCCGGAGCCGGTTGAGCTGCGGGGCGGACACTGCGGTCGAGTTCCTGTGCAAATGTGCTGATCGAAGCGATCAGCGCAACGAATAGAATGCTAAATCTCTTCATGTCTACTTTTTATTGAGCTGATGCTTGTTCTTGATCTTTTGGAAGGTAGATCAACTTAACCCGGTTGTCGTCGTTCAAATACTTTTGAGCCACGCGCTGAATATCCTCGCGCGTTACCTTCATGTACTTTTCGATCTCTGTATTGATCAGGTTGGCATCGCCATAGTAGACATGGTAGTTCGCCAAGCTTTCGGCGATACCAGCCATGCTCGAATTACTTTGAACGAACTGCGAGCGAACTTGGTTTTGAACCTTCTCGAATTCGCGCTCGCTAATCAACTCGCTTTTGACTTTTTCCATTTCCTCATCGAGCCCCATGGCCAATGAATCGAGTGATTTTCCGATCTGGGGAAGACCGAGAACGATGAACAAGCCTTCGTCTTCCAAAGTGTACGGAAAAGCGAATACCTGTAGTGCCTTTTCTTCTTCATCGACCAATCGCTTGGGCAAACGAGCACTCTCGCCACCCGAAAGGATGTTGGTCAACATGCTCATGGCGTATGCATCCTGATCGGTCTCTCCCGGCATGCGGTAACCCATGAATACAGCGGGTATTTGAATATTGTCGTATACCGTATCTACGACTTCTCCACCCAAGGGCGGCTCTTCGATATTCGGTCGTGGAATCTCTTGAGTTCCTCTTGGAATGCTGGCGAAGTATTTCTCAACCCATTCCTTGGCTTGTTTGGGATCGATATCTCCCGCGATCGACAAGGTGGCGTTGTTGGGTACGTAAAAAACGTTGTAGAAGTCCATAAACTCCTCCAATTTAGCCGCGTTCAGATCTTCCAATGAACCAATTGGGGTCCAGTTGTAAGGGTGCTTGGTAAAGGCGCGTTTGAACATCTCGGCCGAGAAACTCGCATACGGTTGGTTGTCGATACGCTGGCGCTTCTCTTCTTTTACGACCTCGCACTGTGTATCCACGCCTTCCTGGTCGATGTTGGCGTGCAACATACGCTCACTCTCGAGCCAGAGGCCTAATTCGAGCTGATTCGAAGGAAGGATCTCGTAGTAAAAGGTACGGTCCTGAGTGGTATTGGCGTTGAGGTTTCCACCGTTCGATTGAACGATCTCAGAGTACTCTCCGCGTTCGATGTTCTCTGACCCTTCGAACAACAAGTGCTCAAAAAAGTGAGCAAAACCGGTTCTGCCTTCCACTTCGTTCTTAGAACCTACGTGGTAAAGTACGGTAACCGCAACGATAGGAGTGCTGTGGTCTTCATGCAAGATCACATGCAAACCGTTATCGAGATCGAATTCAGTGAACTCGACCTCGCGCTGAGCCATGGTGGGCACGCTGATCGCGGCCAGACCTAGAAGCAAGAGGAGTTTTCGTTTCATAAAATTGGTCGATTTTAATTGAGTAGACTTTCTGATTCTACAAAGGTTTCGCAATATAAGGAATGTGCCGAAGACCGGATGGATGGATGGTTGATTGGTACTAAAAATTTCGGAGCTTCCCAGGTTAAGACAGCTACAGCTACAGCTACAGCTAATGCTAAAAGGTCACAGTTATCGGTTTTGGTTCTTTGCAAGTGTCACTGCTCCGACGAAGTATGATACGTGAGTAGAGCCGCCTGATTTCGCGCAGCGAAACCCGTTGCGAAGCACCTGAACCAACGGCACAGCCCGCATGTTCGCAAGTGCACTTATAACGCGAAGCGCCACTTATGGCACTTATAACACTGATATAACAATTATCTTTTCTATCTTTGCCGTCCCGAATTCGGGAAATGATTTTTCGTTTAACCAGTTAATTCATGGCGATGTACGCAATTGTAGAGATAGCAGGGCATCAATACAAGGTTGAGAAAGATCAACAGATCTACGTAAACCGCTTGGAAGCCAAAGAAGGCGACAAGGTAGACTTCGACAACGTTTTGTTGATCGAGGACAAAGGAAACGTAACTATTGGCGCCCCCGCTATAAAAGGAGCCAAAGTATCGGCTAAGGTGCTCGAGCACCTGAAAGGCGACAAAGTGGTCGTCTTCAAAAAGAAGCGTCGCAAAGGGTACCGTAAGAAAAACGGTCACCGTCAGTATTTGACTTCATTGGAGATCAGCGGTATCACTGCCAAAGCTCCTGCGAAGAAAAAAGCGGCACCGAAAAAAGAAGTTGAACCCAAAACGGAAGAGGCCGCTCCCGAAGCAGCCGCGGAATAATCCGTAAAAACTCTTTGTCATGGCACATAAAAAAGGAGTAGGTAGTTCTAAGAACGGCCGCGAATCGGAAAGTAAACGACTCGGGGTCAAGATCTTCGGTGGTCAGGAAGCCATCGCTGGAAATATCATCGTACGTCAGCGCGGTACGCAACACTACCCAAGCGAAAACGTAGGTATGGGAAAAGACCACACCTTGTTCGCTTTGGTCGATGGAAAAGTAGCGTTCCAACGTCGTAAAGGAGATAAATCCTACGTTAGCGTTATCCCAGCATAGGAGGCGAACCAAGACGTAGTATTACGCAATATTTTATCGAGGCCGAATCCCTGTGGATGTCGGCCTTTTTTATCTTTGACCTATGTTACATGTAGCCCGAATTCGCGAAGAAAAAGATGCCGTTTTGGCCGGATTAGCCAAACGAAACTTCGCTACCCCCGAGATCCTCGATACCATCATCTCCAAGGACGACGAGCGTCGCAGCACCCAAGCGGAACTCGATACTACTTTGGCCGCTATGAACCGCATCTCAAAGGAGATCGGCGGACTCTTCAAAGAAGGCAAGCGCGACGAAGCCGAAGCAAAAAAGGCCGAAACCGCTGAGCTCAAAGAGCGCTCTAAAACGCTTCAAGAGCAAATGGCTCAAATCGACAAGGATCTGTTCGACCTCTTGTCTCAAGTGCCCAATGTGCCCAACGAGCTCGTTCCGGCCGGGAACAGCGATGTCGATAACGAGGTGGTCAAAGAAAACGCGAACAAGCCCGACTTGGGTGAAAACACCCTCCCCCACTGGGAACTCGCGGCGAAACACGACCTCATCGATTTCGAACTCGGCGTAAAGATTACCGGTGCCGGATTCCCCGTATATAAAGGTGCCGGAGCCAAACTCCAACGCGCGCTCATCCAATTCTTCCTCGATCGCAACACCGAGGCAGGATATACCGAGGTGCAACCACCCCTTGTAGTAAACGCCGACTCCGGTTTCGGAACAGGACAGCTACCCGATAAGGAGGGTCAAATGTACCATGTCACGGGCGACGACCTCTACCTCATCCCCACGGCTGAGGTTCCGGTAACCAACATCTACCGCGAAGCGATCCTCGCTGCTGATCAATTGCCGCAAAAACTAACCGCCTACAGTACTTGCTTCCGCCGCGAAGCCGGTAGCTACGGAAAAGATGTGCGCGGACTCAACCGCTTGCACCAATTCGACAAGGTAGAGATCGTACAAGTACAGCACCCCGACCTCAGCTACGCCGCACTCGACGAAATGGTGAGCCACGTCGAGAGCCTGCTGCAGGCCCTCGAACTTCCCTACCGCATTTTGCGCCTTTGTGGTGGCGATCTCGGCTTTACCAGCGCCCTCACCTACGATTTCGAAGTGTGGAGTGCCGCCCAGGAACGCTGGCTCGAAGTGAGCTCGGTGTCGAATTTCGAAACCTTCCAAGCCCGCCGCCTCAAGCTCCGCTACCGCGATGAAAACGGAAAACCACAAATCGCCCACACGCTCAATGGCAGCGCTTTGGCATTACCTCGTATCTTAGCGTCACTGCTCGAGAATAATCAGACCGCGGACGGTATCAAAATCCCGACCGCCCTGGTACCGTATTTCGGCAGCGACACGATCTAAGTATGCCGCAGGCTCAACCCCACGTACGGTTACTTTTTGTTCTCGCCCTCGCGGGCGGATGGGTGACTATGTCGTGCCGTTTCGAGTACTCGCCCAGCCAAATGGACCGCCACGCGCGGCTCGATTCGGCCCTTTACCACCTCGAGGAATCGATCGCTACCGTGCCTATCGATAGCCTCCAATGGATAACGGGCCGCATGAGCACCTCCATGCAGGCGTTTCGGAAAGCGTACACCGATACCACCGACAGTACCTTTCTCATGGAATCGCTGCCCCGGTATCAACACGCCTACGAAGACCTTCGCCAACTGCCCGACCAGCTGGAGCAGCTGAACGAACAAATCGACTACTCCAAACGTCAACTCAGCGGGCTAAAGGCCGACGCCGAACGCGGTAAAATAAAACCCGACGAAGTAGACGCCTTCCTAGGTCGCGAAGAGCAACACACCCGTGAGCTGCTCGAGCGGGCCGACACCCTCAAACGTATACTCCGAAGCGCGCTGGAACGTTATTATAACATCCAACCGCAGGTTGAAGAAAGAATATGAAAAAACTCCTGTACGTCATCCTTTTCCTCGGACTTGCAAATCTGGCCGCAGGCCAAAATTGGAAAGAAAAACGCTTGCTGGGTGAGCAATACCTGGAGCTGGGCGATTATAACAAGGCGCGGACGCTTTTTGAGGAGGCGTACGACATGGCGCAGAACGGCAATACGTACCAGTCGCTCTACGGTATTTACATGACGCAAGAGGAGTACGACGAGGCCGCGAAGCTCGCCAGGGATTTTGCCAAGCGCACGAACCAGTTGCGATTCGCCGTTGACGAAGCATCGGCCCTCGAAGCGGCCGGCGACCACAAGAAGTCCGATAAGGTGTGGGCGGAGATCGAGAAAGGGGTCGAAAAGGATCCGAACCAGGCGCTGAGCATCGCGCAGAAATACAAGGAACTTCAGAAATTCGAGGAGGCGCTGGCCATGTACCGTATGGCTCAGATGGCGAACCCCCGATCGAACCTCAGCTATCAAATCGCGGACATCTACTCGGCCATTGGGCGCATCGACCTCATGTACGGTGAGTACCTTTCGATGATCGAGGAAAACCCGAACTACCTGAGTTCGGTCCGCAACATGCTCAGCCGCAGCGTTTCGACCGACGCCGAGAATGAGAACAACGTGATGCTCAAGGAGGCGCTGATCCAGAAAATCCAGGAAACCGGAGCGCCGGAATATACCGATCTGCTCACCTGGGTGTACGTGCAGGAGAAGAACTTCGATGGCGCAGTCCGACAAGGAATTGCGCTCGATCGTCGCCTCCGGGGGAATCAGGCCGCGGTATACCAACTAGCCCAGGTGTGCGAAACCAATGAGGCCTACGACGCTGCACTTACCTGCTTCGAGTACATCATTGACGACGTGGGCAGGGACGGACCTTTTTACCGGGTCGCGGAGATCGGTAAGCTGCGGGTGCTTCAGGCTCAGCTCGATCGAAATAACCAGTATTCCGAAGCCGACGTGCTCGAACTCAAAGGTGTTTACCTGAAGACCATCGAAGAATTCGGAAGCTCCGAATATACGGTGGCCTTGATGCGCGACCTCGCCCATTTGGAGGCCTTCTTTTTGCAGAACGTGGACGAAGCTCAGACGCTGCTCGAAAACGCCCTCGAATTCAACAACGCCCGACCGTTCGACTTGGCCGAAGTGAAGCTGGAGCTGGCCGACATATTGCTGCTGAAAGGCTCCGAGTGGGATGCGATATTGCTGTACGGACAGGTCGAAAAAGACTTCAAAGAAGACATCATCGGTCAAGAAGCGAAGTTCCGCCGAGCGCGCATCAGCTACTACCAAGGCGATTTCCAGTGGGCGCAAGCTCAGCTCGACGTGCTCAAAGCAAGTACTTCGAAACTCATCGCCAACGACGCCATGAACTTGTCGCTGTTGATCTCCGACAACCTCAATCTCGATACCACCAGCGATGCGCTCGAGACCTATGCGCGAGCCGAACTCCTGGCCTACCAGCAACAGTACGATGAGGCCCTTACAGTGCTCGAGTACATGGAAAAAGCCTACGGAGCCCATACGCTGATCGACGAGATTCTGTACAAGCGCGCGCAGATCTACTTTGAACAGCGCAACTGGACCAAAACCGCAGAGGCCTATCAGCAGATCGTCGACAGTTACAGCTTTGACCTGTTGGGCGACGACGCCTACTATCAATTGGCGCGACTCTACGATGTACAGATCGGCGACTCAGAAAAGGCCTTTGAACTCTACGGTGACATGCTCACCAAGTACCCGGGCAGCAGCTATACCGTTCAGGCCCGCAAACGCTACCGCGCCATGCGCGGCGACAACCCAGACCTATGATCATATATAACGTTACCCTCAACGTGGACGATTCGATCCACGACGATTGGCTCACCTGGATGCGCGAAACCCACGTGCCCGAAGTCATGGCCACCGGTTATTTCACCGAGGCCCGCTTTACCAAGGTGCTCGTTCAGGAAGAAAGCGGCACCACCTATAGCGTACAGTACACGGCTCCGCACATGATCGCCGTGCAGCAGTATCAGCAACACGCCGGACCCGAGCTCAAGCAAAAGACCCTGGAGCGCTATGGCGATAAGGTGGTGGCGTTTAGGACCCTTTTGGAAGTGCAAGAACTCTTTCGGAATTCGTAGAATTCTGTGTTTTAAGTAGTAGCAGTGTTATAAGTGGTTTAGTGTCTCTTTTGAATAATTCACTATTATCACTTCTAGCGCGAAGCGCCACTTATACCATAAATAACACGCCTATAATTCAACCTAAAGACTAAAGCTCAACATCAGTGGTTCGCGCAAAAAAACATCTTGGTCAGCATTTCCTGAAAGAGCCCGAAACGGCGCGCAAGATCGCTATGGCCCTACGGGCCGATGGTTATCGCACCGTTCTGGAAATCGGTCCGGGGACGGGTGTACTGACCCAGTTCCTCATGGACCGCGACGAAATAGACCTCTACCTCAGCGAGGTCGACACCGAATCCATAGAGTACCTGCAGGCGCAGTATCTTCCATACCCCACCGACCGATATCTAGGGAACTTCCTGGCCCTGGATCTAGCCGCTAGGCTACCCATCCCTTGCGGAATCATCGGAAACTTCCCGTACAACATTAGCTCGCAGATCCTTTTTCAGGTGTACGACCAACGCCAGCACGTGCCCGAAGTCGTGGGTATGTTCCAGAAAGAGGTCGCCGAGCGCGTGGCGGCCTCACCCGGGAGCAAAACGTACGGAATACTGAGCGTGCTGCTTCAGGCCTTCTACGATATCGAGTACTTGTTCACCGTAAAACCGGGCAGTTTTAATCCGCCCCCAAAGGTCAATAGCGGCGTCATTCGGCTCGTCCGAAACGACGTCGACCAACTCGCTTGCGACGAGGTCAAGTTCAAGCAAGTGGTGAAATTGGCCTTCAACCAACGCCGGAAAACATTGAGAAATGCCTTGAAAAGTCTTATTTTCGACGGGCCTACGAAAGAGCTGGAAGTGCTGAATAAACGCGCCGAACAGCTCAACGTGGCACAATTCGTCGAACTCACGCAACACCTTCAAGAGCAATCTGGTGGAACTGACTAAAGAATACATCGAGCACATTCAGGAACGCCTCGAAACGGAGAACACCGAGGAATTGATCACCGAGTTCGAAAACC
Encoded proteins:
- the serS gene encoding serine--tRNA ligase is translated as MLHVARIREEKDAVLAGLAKRNFATPEILDTIISKDDERRSTQAELDTTLAAMNRISKEIGGLFKEGKRDEAEAKKAETAELKERSKTLQEQMAQIDKDLFDLLSQVPNVPNELVPAGNSDVDNEVVKENANKPDLGENTLPHWELAAKHDLIDFELGVKITGAGFPVYKGAGAKLQRALIQFFLDRNTEAGYTEVQPPLVVNADSGFGTGQLPDKEGQMYHVTGDDLYLIPTAEVPVTNIYREAILAADQLPQKLTAYSTCFRREAGSYGKDVRGLNRLHQFDKVEIVQVQHPDLSYAALDEMVSHVESLLQALELPYRILRLCGGDLGFTSALTYDFEVWSAAQERWLEVSSVSNFETFQARRLKLRYRDENGKPQIAHTLNGSALALPRILASLLENNQTADGIKIPTALVPYFGSDTI
- a CDS encoding tetratricopeptide repeat protein, translating into MKKLLYVILFLGLANLAAGQNWKEKRLLGEQYLELGDYNKARTLFEEAYDMAQNGNTYQSLYGIYMTQEEYDEAAKLARDFAKRTNQLRFAVDEASALEAAGDHKKSDKVWAEIEKGVEKDPNQALSIAQKYKELQKFEEALAMYRMAQMANPRSNLSYQIADIYSAIGRIDLMYGEYLSMIEENPNYLSSVRNMLSRSVSTDAENENNVMLKEALIQKIQETGAPEYTDLLTWVYVQEKNFDGAVRQGIALDRRLRGNQAAVYQLAQVCETNEAYDAALTCFEYIIDDVGRDGPFYRVAEIGKLRVLQAQLDRNNQYSEADVLELKGVYLKTIEEFGSSEYTVALMRDLAHLEAFFLQNVDEAQTLLENALEFNNARPFDLAEVKLELADILLLKGSEWDAILLYGQVEKDFKEDIIGQEAKFRRARISYYQGDFQWAQAQLDVLKASTSKLIANDAMNLSLLISDNLNLDTTSDALETYARAELLAYQQQYDEALTVLEYMEKAYGAHTLIDEILYKRAQIYFEQRNWTKTAEAYQQIVDSYSFDLLGDDAYYQLARLYDVQIGDSEKAFELYGDMLTKYPGSSYTVQARKRYRAMRGDNPDL
- a CDS encoding DUF4286 family protein yields the protein MIIYNVTLNVDDSIHDDWLTWMRETHVPEVMATGYFTEARFTKVLVQEESGTTYSVQYTAPHMIAVQQYQQHAGPELKQKTLERYGDKVVAFRTLLEVQELFRNS
- the rsmA gene encoding 16S rRNA (adenine(1518)-N(6)/adenine(1519)-N(6))-dimethyltransferase RsmA is translated as MVRAKKHLGQHFLKEPETARKIAMALRADGYRTVLEIGPGTGVLTQFLMDRDEIDLYLSEVDTESIEYLQAQYLPYPTDRYLGNFLALDLAARLPIPCGIIGNFPYNISSQILFQVYDQRQHVPEVVGMFQKEVAERVAASPGSKTYGILSVLLQAFYDIEYLFTVKPGSFNPPPKVNSGVIRLVRNDVDQLACDEVKFKQVVKLAFNQRRKTLRNALKSLIFDGPTKELEVLNKRAEQLNVAQFVELTQHLQEQSGGTD